AATTCTTCAAATAATTTAATTTTGTCAGCATTAAATCCTGAAGAAACTACAATTTTATATTTGTTGGCTCCGGCTTCATCAAGAGCTTTTCTTAATCTAAAAATTTGTTCAGGATTTACCCCATATTGAGGAGTTTCACCATCAAACATATGATCTACCATATTTTTAGAAGTATCAATTCTAACACCTCAAACTTTATTTCCTAAAGCATTCCAAATTTTTAAAGCATCATTAATAACATCATTATGATAGTCAATTAAAGCAATTAATTTATTATTGGGGAATAATTCGTGATAAGCTTTTGTGGCTGCTACTACATCACCATTAAAACCTTGAATTAATACATGAGGCATTGAACCAAAAACTGATTCATCTTGTTTGGAAGGGTCTTTTTGAGCTAGGGTAGACACAATTTCAATTCCTCCAACTCTAGCAGCATATCCATCAATTTCTTGGTTAATATAATGATCAGCTCTATCGCCCATAAAAATAACTTTTTTATCTTTTGCTTCTTTGACACAGTGGTAAGCATTTGTAGCGATCGAAGTATTTCTAGTTAAAATACCATCAATAAGGCCTTCTCAAATACCGAATTCTTGATATTGTCCTTCTAATTCTAAAACGATATCAAGTGCATTAATATGACTGTCTTCTGGTAAATATCTAATGATATATTTACTTGTATCGGTTTTTTCTTCAAGTAAAGCTAAAACTTCATTAATTCCACATAAAATAGCATCATCTTTTCTTTGAAAAAATTGCATAACTATTTTGTTATTAGGAAGTTTATTAGCTAATATTTCTTTGGTTTTATGAAAATAGGATGCAATGTATTTTTCTTTATCTTGCATATTTTCTCCTAACTTAATGCTATAGAAAACAAACTAATGGTTTAGTTTGTTTTATCAAGCTTAATATCTGTTTGATTTTCAGCAACTTTTGCAAGTTTCTTTTCTTCTTTAGCAGCTTGTTTTTCAGCTTTAGCTTTAGCAACTGCTGCACGTGTTTCCGGTTTGACAAAGTATAATTTTGGTAATTTCTTTTGTCTTGGACGAAGTATTCTAAGTAATTTTCTTAAAGTAAATCCAATTACAGGTGCCGCAAATATTGCACATAACACCATAATTATATCTAAGACAACTACTATAAAGATACTTCCGCCTTTATATCCTAATGGTTCATAAAATGAAACAACACCATAGATTGTTACACCACGTTGGAGTTCTGTCCCACCAAATTGCATGAATTTATATCCTAAGAAATAAATCGCAATTGTAAAGAATAAATAAGCAATTGGTCATGCAGCAAAACCTCATACTGATTTAGTTGAAATTCTGATTCTTTTTCTTTCATAAACAAAAAGAGTCATTAATCCAAAGAATGGAGCTCCAGCATGCATTATAAGTGTTTTAACCATTTCAAATGGTTTATTATCTGTAATAATGCTATGGTCAAAAATAACACCACCTCAATATCCAAGCATAACTATAATGATGTATACCATTGAGGCAAAGTAGAACGTTTGTGCTCTACGTGATTTTTGTCAAAATGGATAAAGGAATAAAGTAATCCCCATTAAAACATTGGACATAAAAGTAAATCAATAAGTTGAACCACCTCAGAATAGGTATGTTGCATTTGGATATACATAATAATTAATTATTTTTTGTATATTTTCATTGCCTGAAGAATCTTGAATATCTTTAATTTGATCAAAAATACTTTTGTGACCATCTGGCGCATAATTTCATGCTTCCATAACTCAAGTACTTCTAAAATGTCATTCAAGTAATGTTATGGTTATGTAAGTGACAATAAGTGAAAAACCAATTGTGCAAGTGATTCAATCTTGTCACTTAAAGTGTCCAAAGTGGTTTTTGAAGAAATGTCTTATTTTTTTTTCATTATTAGTTGAAGGATTCATATCTTTAACTTTTTATGCTAAGAAAATACCTAATAGAATAATTACAATTATAGCTATAACAAAGGCAATTCCGCCTAGAATAAAATAAAGCCGATTTCTTAAAAAAGCATGTTCACGTTTTAAATGACGAAATACGACTTTATTATCAATTAAGTTTTCATTACTAATTTTATGTTCTCTAAGTTCGATTAGTAATTTTTCAATTTGCTCTAAATATTTAT
The DNA window shown above is from Mycoplasma seminis and carries:
- a CDS encoding MAGa3780 family membrane protein, which encodes MEAWNYAPDGHKSIFDQIKDIQDSSGNENIQKIINYYVYPNATYLFWGGSTYWFTFMSNVLMGITLFLYPFWQKSRRAQTFYFASMVYIIIVMLGYWGGVIFDHSIITDNKPFEMVKTLIMHAGAPFFGLMTLFVYERKRIRISTKSVWGFAAWPIAYLFFTIAIYFLGYKFMQFGGTELQRGVTIYGVVSFYEPLGYKGGSIFIVVVLDIIMVLCAIFAAPVIGFTLRKLLRILRPRQKKLPKLYFVKPETRAAVAKAKAEKQAAKEEKKLAKVAENQTDIKLDKTN
- a CDS encoding nicotinate phosphoribosyltransferase; protein product: MKLGENMQDKEKYIASYFHKTKEILANKLPNNKIVMQFFQRKDDAILCGINEVLALLEEKTDTSKYIIRYLPEDSHINALDIVLELEGQYQEFGIWEGLIDGILTRNTSIATNAYHCVKEAKDKKVIFMGDRADHYINQEIDGYAARVGGIEIVSTLAQKDPSKQDESVFGSMPHVLIQGFNGDVVAATKAYHELFPNNKLIALIDYHNDVINDALKIWNALGNKVWGVRIDTSKNMVDHMFDGETPQYGVNPEQIFRLRKALDEAGANKYKIVVSSGFNADKIKLFEELHVPVDYYGVGQSIFKLNNSFSADATILNGDPQAKEGRAYRNNPNLITYKK